From the genome of Antennarius striatus isolate MH-2024 chromosome 19, ASM4005453v1, whole genome shotgun sequence, one region includes:
- the LOC137613896 gene encoding uncharacterized protein: MFKLLSIAIVAGLFIESHQEHHNDTSEPHECWTDWFDRDDPPGTGDWEDLRNLRSENPGKICPNPKQIEAETKCGMTPAKTGDVIHRSDTIKGFICLNCQQPIGKMCNDYKVRFMCEPPYCAKECWTNWYDRDDPAGTGDWETLSDLRRENKDEICENPLQIEAVTVKTMTAAANTGETFHVYNPNRGFACRNEDQQDGACLDYKVRFKCPCKEE, from the exons atgttcaaactg TTAAGCATTGCCATTGTTGCAGGATTGTTCATTG AAAGCCACCAGGAGCACCACAATGACACATCAGAACCACATG AATGCTGGACAGACTGGTTTGACAGAGATGACCCCcctggtactggagactgggAAGACCTCAGAAATCTTCGTTCTGAGAACCCAGGCAAGATCTGCCCTAATCCAAAGCAAATTGAGGCTGAAACTAAATGTGGGATGACTCCAGCAAAAACAGGGGATGTGATTCATAG AAGTGACACCATTAAGGGATTCATCTGCTTAAACTGCCAGCAGCCCATTGGCAAAATGTGTAATGACTATAAAGTTCGCTTCATGTGCGAGCCCCCCTATTGTGCCAAAG AGTGCTGGACCAATTGGTACGACAGGGATGACCCCGCTGGAACTGGAGACTGGGAGACTTTGAGTGACCTCAGGAGGGAAAACAAGGACGAAATCTGTGAAAACCCACTGCAAATTGAAGCTGTTACCGTCAAAACGATGACCGCAGCCGCCAACACAGGGGAGACCTTCCATGT ATACAATCCAAATCGAGGATTTGCTTGCCGTAATGAAGACCAACAAGATGGAGCTTGCCTTGACTACAAAGTTCGCTTCAAATGTCCATGCAAAGAAGAATGA